A single genomic interval of Agromyces cerinus harbors:
- a CDS encoding nitrilase-related carbon-nitrogen hydrolase, giving the protein MTIVRAAITQTTWTGDKESMLDKHEQFARDAKAQGAQVICFQELFYGPYFGITEDVKYYDYAEPADGPIVQRFAALAKELGMVMVLPIYEEEQPGVYYNTAVVVDADGTILGSYRKHHIPNLDKFWEKFYFRPGNLGYPVFNTAVGPIGVYICYDRHFPEGWRELGLNGAQIVFNPNATKPGLSNRLWEIEQPAAAAANGYFVAAANRVGLEDNEYGDLAVNFYGKSQFCDPQGNIVGGYGSETDEEVVVRDLDMDMIRGVRNAWQFYRDRRPDSYTSIPKP; this is encoded by the coding sequence CCGTGATGCGAAGGCGCAGGGCGCCCAGGTCATCTGCTTCCAGGAGCTCTTCTACGGCCCGTACTTCGGCATCACCGAAGACGTGAAGTACTACGACTACGCCGAACCCGCCGACGGCCCGATCGTGCAGCGCTTCGCCGCACTCGCGAAGGAGCTCGGCATGGTCATGGTGCTGCCGATCTACGAGGAGGAGCAGCCGGGCGTCTACTACAACACCGCGGTCGTCGTCGATGCAGACGGCACGATCCTCGGCTCGTACCGCAAGCACCACATCCCGAACCTCGACAAGTTCTGGGAGAAGTTCTACTTCCGCCCCGGCAACCTCGGCTACCCGGTGTTCAACACCGCCGTCGGCCCGATCGGCGTCTACATCTGCTACGACCGGCACTTCCCCGAGGGCTGGCGCGAGCTGGGCCTGAACGGCGCGCAGATCGTCTTCAACCCGAACGCGACGAAGCCCGGCCTCTCGAACCGGCTCTGGGAGATCGAGCAGCCGGCCGCCGCCGCAGCCAACGGCTACTTCGTGGCCGCGGCCAACCGCGTCGGCCTCGAAGACAACGAGTACGGCGACCTGGCGGTGAACTTCTACGGCAAGAGCCAGTTCTGCGACCCCCAGGGCAACATCGTGGGCGGGTACGGCTCCGAGACCGACGAGGAGGTCGTCGTGCGCGACCTCGACATGGACATGATCCGGGGCGTCCGCAACGCCTGGCAGTTCTACCGCGACCGCCGGCCCGACTCCTACACCTCCATCCCCAAGCCGTAG
- the hydA gene encoding dihydropyrimidinase, giving the protein MTTTLITGGTVVSATGRAAADVLVDGETIRAVLEPGSTILGTDVAASVDRVIDATGRYVIPGGIDAHTHMQLPFGGTEASDTFETGTRAAAWGGTTSIIDFAVQTYGQRIEDGLAAWHEKAAGNCAIDYGFHQIVGDVNEASLATLRRLPDEGITSFKMFMAYPGVFYSDDAQILKAMQVSRDTGMLTMMHAENGPAIDVLAAQLVEQGKTDPFYHGVARAWEMEEEATHRAIMLAKLTGAPLYVVHVSAKQAVEQLAWARDKGQNVYGETCPQYLYLSLEEQLGASSEQWGHFEGAKWVCSTPLRSHEEGHQQSMWQALRTNDLQMVSTDHCPFCMKDQKELGLGDFRKIPNGIGSIEHRMDLMYQGVVTGEITLERWVELTSTTPARMFGLYGTKGVIQPGADADIVVYDPNGHTSIGLDKTHHMNMDYSAWEGYEIDGHVDTVLSRGKVIVDGDQYLGAKGDGRFLKRGLSQYLI; this is encoded by the coding sequence ATGACCACCACCCTCATCACCGGCGGCACCGTCGTGAGTGCCACGGGCCGCGCCGCCGCCGATGTGCTCGTCGACGGCGAGACCATCCGCGCCGTGCTCGAGCCGGGCTCGACCATCCTGGGCACGGATGTCGCGGCATCCGTCGACCGGGTGATCGATGCCACCGGCCGGTACGTCATCCCCGGCGGCATCGACGCCCACACCCACATGCAGCTGCCGTTCGGCGGCACCGAGGCATCCGACACCTTCGAGACCGGAACCCGCGCGGCCGCGTGGGGCGGCACGACCTCGATCATCGACTTCGCCGTGCAGACCTACGGGCAGCGCATCGAAGACGGGCTCGCCGCATGGCACGAGAAGGCCGCGGGCAACTGCGCGATCGACTACGGATTCCACCAGATCGTCGGCGACGTCAACGAGGCATCGCTCGCGACGCTGCGGCGCCTGCCCGACGAGGGCATCACGAGCTTCAAGATGTTCATGGCCTACCCGGGCGTCTTCTACTCCGACGACGCGCAGATCCTGAAGGCCATGCAGGTCTCGCGCGACACGGGCATGCTCACGATGATGCACGCCGAGAACGGCCCCGCGATCGACGTGCTCGCCGCCCAGCTCGTGGAGCAGGGCAAGACCGACCCGTTCTACCACGGCGTCGCCCGCGCCTGGGAGATGGAGGAGGAGGCGACGCATCGCGCGATCATGCTCGCGAAGCTCACCGGCGCACCGCTCTACGTCGTGCACGTGTCGGCGAAGCAGGCCGTCGAGCAGCTCGCCTGGGCGCGCGACAAGGGGCAGAACGTCTACGGCGAGACCTGCCCGCAGTACCTCTACCTCTCGCTCGAGGAGCAGCTCGGCGCATCCAGCGAGCAGTGGGGTCACTTCGAGGGCGCGAAGTGGGTGTGCTCGACCCCGCTGCGCTCGCACGAAGAGGGCCACCAGCAGTCGATGTGGCAGGCGCTGCGCACGAACGACCTGCAGATGGTCTCGACCGACCACTGCCCGTTCTGCATGAAGGACCAGAAGGAGCTCGGCCTCGGCGACTTCCGCAAGATCCCGAACGGCATCGGCTCGATCGAGCACCGCATGGACCTCATGTACCAGGGCGTCGTCACCGGCGAGATCACGCTCGAGCGGTGGGTCGAGCTCACGAGCACCACTCCCGCGCGCATGTTCGGCCTGTACGGCACGAAGGGCGTGATCCAGCCGGGCGCCGACGCCGACATCGTCGTCTACGACCCGAACGGCCACACCTCGATCGGGCTCGACAAGACCCATCACATGAACATGGACTACTCCGCGTGGGAGGGCTACGAGATCGACGGCCACGTCGACACCGTGCTCTCGCGGGGCAAGGTCATCGTCGACGGCGACCAGTACCTCGGCGCCAAGGGCGACGGCCGGTTCCTGAAGCGGGGCCTCAGCCAGTACTTGATCTGA
- a CDS encoding TIGR03842 family LLM class F420-dependent oxidoreductase, with protein sequence MEFGAVLQTNPPASRTIQLAKLAENHGFTHVWTFDSHLLWQEPYVIYSQILAETRKVKVGPFVTNPATRDWTVTASIFATLNEMYGNRTICGIGRGDSAVRVTNGKPTTIAELREAIHVIRELANSRPVEYHGSQLQFPWSHGSELEVWVAAYGPMALKLTGEVGDGFILQLADVDIAAWMIKHVRDAAEAAGRDPMSIKFCVAAPMYIGDDWEHMREQCRWFGGMVGNHVADIVTKYGAHGAVPDALTDYIKAREGYDYNEHGRAGNVHTSFVPDEIVDRFCVLGTAEQHIEKLEQLKALGVDQFAGYLQHDNKEETLRVYGETVIPALSEHLTAKA encoded by the coding sequence ATGGAATTCGGAGCGGTCCTGCAGACCAACCCCCCGGCATCGCGCACCATCCAGCTCGCGAAGCTCGCCGAGAACCACGGGTTCACGCACGTGTGGACCTTCGACTCGCACCTGCTCTGGCAGGAGCCGTACGTCATCTACAGCCAGATCCTCGCCGAGACCCGCAAGGTCAAGGTCGGACCGTTCGTCACCAACCCGGCGACGCGCGACTGGACGGTGACGGCGTCGATCTTCGCGACCCTCAACGAGATGTACGGCAATCGCACGATCTGCGGCATCGGTCGCGGCGACTCCGCCGTGCGTGTCACGAACGGCAAGCCGACGACGATCGCCGAGCTCCGCGAGGCGATCCACGTCATCCGCGAGCTCGCGAACTCGCGCCCGGTGGAGTACCACGGCTCGCAGCTGCAGTTCCCGTGGAGCCACGGCTCGGAGCTCGAGGTGTGGGTCGCCGCGTATGGCCCGATGGCGCTGAAGCTGACGGGGGAGGTGGGCGACGGATTCATCCTGCAGCTCGCCGATGTCGACATCGCCGCCTGGATGATCAAGCACGTGCGCGACGCGGCCGAGGCCGCCGGGCGCGACCCGATGTCGATCAAGTTCTGCGTCGCCGCGCCCATGTACATCGGCGACGACTGGGAGCACATGCGCGAGCAGTGCCGCTGGTTCGGCGGCATGGTCGGCAACCACGTCGCCGACATCGTCACGAAGTACGGTGCGCACGGCGCGGTGCCCGACGCGCTCACCGACTACATCAAGGCCCGTGAGGGCTACGACTACAACGAGCACGGTCGCGCCGGCAACGTGCACACGAGCTTCGTGCCCGACGAGATCGTCGACCGGTTCTGCGTGCTCGGCACCGCCGAGCAGCACATCGAGAAGCTCGAGCAGCTGAAGGCGCTCGGCGTCGACCAGTTCGCCGGCTACCTCCAGCACGACAACAAGGAGGAGACGCTGCGGGTCTACGGCGAGACCGTGATCCCGGCGCTCTCCGAGCACCTCACGGCGAAGGCATGA
- a CDS encoding ABC transporter permease, translated as MIETGVRETRATDAAAPASGPRAPRRPGRAGRELGRWAWGLAGILVIALIWEGYKLLGPADGVVLGGLRVLPRTTDLAMPHIWDMGARLAAPVTRADGALPLWSVVALAALTTLGIAAAGWLVGVVVGIGLALVMQRWRLAEWGLLPWIVISQTVPLIAFAPVVKSWGSRVEIGSFEWQDWMSVALIASYLAFFPIAIGALKGLQSPDRIHEELMQTYAAGYWTTLVKLRFPASVPYLLPALRLGAANAVIGAVVAEVSTGLQGGIGRILIQFAGQASGDPAKAWAPIFGAIVLGLVAAGSIALLGVILRNYRRTEEAA; from the coding sequence ATGATCGAGACCGGCGTGCGCGAGACGAGGGCGACGGATGCCGCGGCGCCGGCGTCGGGCCCGCGCGCGCCGCGTCGCCCGGGGCGGGCGGGCCGCGAGCTCGGCCGCTGGGCCTGGGGGCTCGCCGGCATCCTCGTCATCGCGCTCATCTGGGAGGGCTACAAGCTGCTCGGGCCCGCCGACGGCGTCGTGCTCGGCGGCCTCAGGGTGCTGCCGCGCACGACCGATCTCGCGATGCCCCACATCTGGGACATGGGCGCTCGCCTCGCCGCACCCGTCACCCGGGCCGACGGCGCGCTGCCGCTCTGGAGCGTGGTCGCGCTGGCCGCGCTCACGACGCTCGGCATCGCCGCGGCCGGATGGCTCGTGGGCGTCGTCGTGGGCATCGGGCTCGCGCTCGTGATGCAGCGCTGGCGCCTCGCCGAGTGGGGCCTGCTGCCGTGGATCGTGATCAGCCAGACCGTGCCGCTCATCGCGTTCGCGCCGGTCGTGAAGAGCTGGGGCTCCCGCGTCGAGATCGGCTCGTTCGAGTGGCAGGACTGGATGTCGGTCGCCCTCATCGCGAGCTACCTCGCGTTCTTCCCGATCGCCATCGGCGCGCTGAAGGGGCTGCAATCGCCCGACCGCATCCACGAGGAGCTCATGCAGACCTATGCGGCGGGCTACTGGACGACGCTCGTGAAGCTGCGGTTCCCGGCATCCGTGCCCTACCTTCTGCCCGCTCTCCGGCTCGGCGCGGCCAACGCCGTGATCGGCGCGGTCGTCGCCGAGGTCTCGACGGGCCTGCAGGGCGGCATCGGTCGCATCCTCATCCAGTTCGCCGGGCAGGCCTCCGGCGACCCGGCCAAGGCGTGGGCGCCGATCTTCGGCGCGATCGTGCTGGGCCTCGTGGCCGCCGGCTCGATCGCCCTGCTCGGCGTGATCCTCAGGAACTACCGACGAACGGAGGAGGCCGCATGA
- a CDS encoding ABC transporter ATP-binding protein, with protein sequence MSEPQVTAPAASTAAVEVRGVDKVFETRTGQVQALDSIDLTVAAGEFVSLIGPSGCGKSTLMRLVADLDDPSSGTLAVFGKSARQARLDQEYGIAFQSAGLLPWRTVAGNVALPLELHGVASAARSARVAELLDMVGLADFADRYPDQLSGGMQQRVAIARSLAEQPRLLLMDEPFGALDEMTREKMQSDLVRISAETGAAVVFVTHSIPEAVFLSDRVVVMSPRPGRIREIVPMRLGADAKRAARTDELREERAFFDMVTAVREALHGGAPVGTGPRGVEMR encoded by the coding sequence ATGAGCGAGCCCCAGGTCACCGCCCCCGCAGCTTCGACCGCCGCCGTCGAGGTGCGCGGCGTTGACAAGGTCTTCGAGACCCGCACCGGCCAGGTGCAGGCGCTCGATTCGATCGACCTCACGGTCGCCGCGGGCGAGTTCGTCTCGCTCATCGGTCCGAGCGGCTGCGGCAAGTCGACGCTCATGCGCCTCGTCGCCGACCTCGACGACCCCTCGAGCGGCACGCTCGCGGTGTTCGGTAAGAGCGCACGACAGGCGCGCCTCGACCAGGAGTACGGCATCGCGTTCCAGTCGGCCGGGCTCCTGCCGTGGCGCACGGTCGCGGGCAACGTCGCGCTGCCGCTCGAACTGCACGGCGTGGCATCCGCTGCTCGCAGTGCCCGCGTGGCCGAACTGCTCGACATGGTCGGGCTCGCCGACTTCGCCGACCGCTACCCCGACCAGCTCTCGGGCGGCATGCAGCAGCGCGTCGCGATCGCCCGCTCGCTCGCCGAGCAGCCGCGACTGCTGCTCATGGACGAGCCGTTCGGCGCCCTCGACGAGATGACGCGCGAGAAGATGCAGTCCGACCTCGTGCGCATCTCGGCCGAGACGGGTGCGGCCGTCGTGTTCGTGACCCACTCGATCCCCGAGGCCGTATTCCTCTCCGACCGGGTCGTCGTGATGTCGCCCCGCCCCGGCCGCATCCGCGAGATCGTGCCGATGCGCCTCGGCGCCGATGCCAAGCGCGCGGCCCGCACCGATGAGCTCCGCGAGGAGCGCGCGTTCTTCGACATGGTCACCGCGGTGCGCGAGGCGCTGCACGGCGGCGCACCCGTCGGCACCGGCCCGCGCGGAGTGGAGATGCGCTGA
- a CDS encoding ABC transporter permease, which yields MSATAAPTGTRRRARPARMSPRTETTLRIVAPIAVGLIVLGAWQFLVSVVGVSDYLLPSPASIIEEFIAYWPSIAQAMLITGTNALVGLVVGSILGILLAAVAARWRPIDQMSAPVVASLAVIPIVALAPVLNSMFGADSQFGRQAIAAIASFVPVFINTLRGFRQTTPVHRDLMKAYAASSGQVLRTLTLPTARPFILTGIRIASSLAVISALVAEYFGGPRGGLGGLISTSAASSAYARAWAYVLASIALGLLFYLATLALERLLQRHTPQARRRP from the coding sequence ATGAGCGCCACCGCCGCACCGACCGGTACGAGGCGACGGGCCCGCCCCGCGCGCATGAGTCCGCGCACCGAGACGACGCTGCGCATCGTCGCGCCCATCGCGGTGGGGCTCATCGTGCTCGGCGCGTGGCAGTTCCTCGTCAGTGTGGTGGGCGTCTCCGACTACCTGCTGCCGAGCCCGGCCTCGATCATCGAGGAGTTCATCGCCTATTGGCCCTCGATCGCTCAGGCGATGCTCATCACCGGCACCAACGCGCTGGTCGGCCTCGTGGTCGGGTCGATCCTCGGCATCCTGCTGGCCGCCGTCGCGGCGCGGTGGCGGCCGATCGACCAGATGAGCGCCCCGGTCGTGGCCTCGCTCGCGGTCATCCCGATCGTCGCACTCGCCCCCGTGCTCAACTCGATGTTCGGCGCCGACAGCCAGTTCGGCCGCCAGGCGATCGCCGCGATCGCGTCGTTCGTGCCGGTCTTCATCAACACGCTGCGCGGGTTCCGTCAGACGACGCCGGTGCACCGCGACCTGATGAAGGCCTACGCGGCGAGTTCCGGCCAGGTGCTGCGCACGCTCACGCTGCCGACCGCACGGCCATTCATCCTCACTGGCATCCGCATCGCCTCGTCGCTCGCCGTGATCTCCGCCCTCGTGGCCGAGTACTTCGGCGGCCCGCGCGGCGGCCTCGGCGGACTCATCTCCACCTCGGCCGCATCGAGCGCCTACGCACGCGCCTGGGCGTACGTGCTGGCGTCCATCGCCCTCGGGCTCCTCTTCTACCTCGCGACGCTCGCGCTCGAACGACTGCTGCAGCGCCACACACCCCAGGCGCGACGACGCCCCTGA
- a CDS encoding ABC transporter substrate-binding protein, translating into MNHSRRRLATIGGLALAAALALTACSGSGGGTGETDGGGDGDLTPVKLQLQWLPQGQFAGYFAAVDQGFFEEEGLDVEIIPSGGDIVPQDALANGDVDYAIAWVPKVLGSIEQGAELTDIAQIFQRSGTLQVSMADSGIDSVADFEGKKIGSWGFGNEWEIFAAMAAEGLDATTVQIITQDFNMNAFLQGDIDAAQAMTYNEYAQLLETVNPDTGELYQPEDFNVISYEDTEGAMLQDAIWADTARLADDTDYQDTTVKFLKAVIKGWVYAAENPQEASDITIAAGSGWGPSHELWMVNETNELIWPSPDGIGIIDQDAWDKTVAGALAAVNESGAHLITEEPPSTAYTNDWIQQALDELEGEGIDLTGEGFEPIEVTLEEGGN; encoded by the coding sequence ATGAACCACAGCAGACGTCGCCTCGCGACGATCGGCGGGCTCGCCCTCGCGGCGGCGCTCGCACTCACCGCATGTTCTGGATCCGGCGGCGGGACCGGGGAGACCGACGGAGGCGGCGACGGCGACCTCACCCCCGTGAAGCTCCAGCTCCAGTGGCTGCCGCAGGGCCAGTTCGCCGGCTACTTCGCCGCCGTCGACCAGGGCTTCTTCGAAGAGGAGGGGCTGGACGTCGAGATCATCCCCTCGGGCGGCGACATCGTGCCGCAGGACGCCCTCGCGAACGGCGACGTCGACTACGCGATCGCCTGGGTGCCGAAGGTGCTCGGCTCGATCGAGCAGGGCGCCGAGCTCACCGACATCGCCCAGATCTTCCAGAGGTCGGGAACGCTGCAGGTCTCGATGGCCGACTCGGGCATCGACTCCGTCGCCGACTTCGAGGGCAAGAAGATCGGTTCGTGGGGCTTCGGCAACGAGTGGGAGATCTTCGCGGCCATGGCTGCGGAGGGCCTCGACGCCACGACCGTGCAGATCATCACGCAGGACTTCAACATGAACGCCTTCCTGCAGGGCGACATCGATGCGGCCCAGGCGATGACCTACAACGAGTACGCGCAGCTGCTCGAGACGGTGAACCCCGACACGGGCGAGCTCTACCAGCCCGAGGACTTCAACGTCATCAGCTACGAGGACACCGAGGGCGCCATGCTCCAGGACGCCATCTGGGCCGACACTGCACGGCTCGCCGACGACACCGACTACCAGGACACGACGGTCAAGTTCCTGAAGGCCGTCATCAAGGGCTGGGTCTACGCCGCCGAGAACCCCCAGGAGGCGTCGGACATCACGATCGCCGCGGGCTCCGGATGGGGCCCGAGCCACGAGCTCTGGATGGTCAACGAGACGAACGAGCTCATCTGGCCGTCGCCCGACGGCATCGGCATCATCGACCAGGACGCGTGGGACAAGACCGTCGCCGGCGCCCTCGCGGCCGTGAACGAGTCGGGAGCGCACCTCATCACCGAGGAGCCGCCGTCGACCGCGTACACGAACGACTGGATCCAGCAGGCGCTCGACGAGCTCGAGGGCGAAGGAATCGACCTCACCGGCGAGGGCTTCGAACCCATCGAGGTCACGCTCGAGGAGGGCGGCAACTAG
- a CDS encoding aspartate aminotransferase family protein, with amino-acid sequence MTDTNTGGSLTEGLDDLARELDRDHVFHSWSAQANPSSLVIASGRGSRVWDHSGREYLDFSSQLVNVNIGHQHPSVVQAIREQAELLTTVAPSIVNLARGEAAKRIVERAPSGFRKVFFTNGGADANENAIRMARLHTGRDKVLSTYRSYHGNTGAAIVSTGDWRRIPNEFARGHVHFFGPYLYRSEFWATTPEQESERALQHLRRVIEAEGPSSIAAVLLETIPGTAGILVPPPGYLAGVRELCDRHGILLILDEVMAGFGRTGRWFAFDGYDVRPDLITFAKGVNSGYVPVGGVIISDPIAATFDDRVFPGGLTYSGHPLAMASIVAALDAMESEGIVDNAREIGATIIGPALAELAERHAAIGEVRGEGVFWAIELVADPVTREPLPAAAMGRLKSALIERGLLPFVQDNRIHVVPPCVVTADEVADAMVIYDDVLRTALEGEG; translated from the coding sequence ATGACCGACACGAACACCGGAGGCAGCCTCACCGAGGGCCTCGACGACCTCGCCCGTGAACTCGACCGAGACCACGTCTTCCACTCCTGGTCCGCGCAGGCGAATCCGTCGAGCCTCGTGATCGCGAGCGGTCGCGGCAGCCGGGTGTGGGATCACTCGGGCCGCGAGTACCTCGACTTCTCGAGCCAGCTCGTGAACGTCAACATCGGCCATCAGCATCCGTCGGTCGTGCAGGCGATCCGGGAGCAGGCCGAGCTGCTCACCACGGTCGCCCCGTCGATCGTGAACCTCGCCCGCGGCGAGGCCGCCAAGCGCATCGTCGAGCGCGCGCCATCCGGGTTCCGCAAGGTCTTCTTCACCAACGGCGGCGCCGACGCGAACGAGAACGCCATCCGCATGGCGCGCCTGCACACCGGGCGCGACAAGGTGCTCTCGACGTACCGCTCGTACCACGGCAACACCGGAGCGGCCATCGTCTCGACGGGTGACTGGCGCCGCATCCCCAACGAGTTCGCGCGCGGACACGTGCACTTCTTCGGCCCCTACCTCTATCGCTCCGAGTTCTGGGCGACGACGCCCGAGCAGGAATCCGAGCGGGCGCTGCAGCACCTTCGCCGGGTGATCGAGGCCGAGGGGCCCTCGTCGATCGCGGCGGTCCTGCTCGAGACGATCCCCGGCACCGCCGGCATCCTCGTGCCGCCGCCCGGGTACCTCGCCGGTGTGCGTGAACTCTGCGACCGGCACGGCATCCTGCTGATCCTCGACGAGGTCATGGCGGGGTTCGGCCGCACCGGCCGATGGTTCGCCTTCGACGGCTACGACGTGCGGCCCGACCTCATCACCTTCGCCAAGGGCGTGAACTCGGGCTACGTGCCCGTCGGCGGTGTGATCATCTCCGATCCGATCGCCGCGACGTTCGACGACCGGGTGTTCCCCGGCGGCCTCACCTATTCGGGGCATCCGCTCGCGATGGCCTCGATCGTCGCCGCCCTCGATGCGATGGAGTCGGAGGGAATCGTCGACAACGCCCGCGAGATCGGGGCCACGATCATCGGCCCGGCGCTCGCCGAGCTCGCCGAGCGGCACGCCGCGATCGGCGAGGTGCGCGGCGAGGGCGTGTTCTGGGCGATCGAGCTGGTCGCCGACCCGGTGACCCGCGAGCCGCTGCCGGCGGCCGCGATGGGCCGCCTCAAGTCCGCGCTCATCGAGCGCGGGCTCCTGCCGTTCGTGCAGGACAACCGCATCCACGTCGTGCCGCCGTGCGTCGTCACGGCCGACGAGGTCGCCGACGCGATGGTGATCTACGACGACGTACTCCGCACCGCACTCGAAGGAGAGGGCTGA
- a CDS encoding CoA-acylating methylmalonate-semialdehyde dehydrogenase, producing the protein MSQTDQADQNDRTDRSAAQAASLVETQPFDGALASIEHWIDGASVAGDGARSGPVYNPARGVEQKRVRFASTDDVDAAVQAAARAFPKWRDTSIAKRQQVMFAFRELLNARSGELAAILTSEHGKVLSDAAGEIARGLEVVELACAMPGYTKGEYSENVSTGVDVYSMRQPVGVVGIISPFNFPAMVPLWFFPLAIATGNTVVLKPSEKDPSAAIWLARLMQEAGLPDGVLNVVHGDKVAVDALLEHPVVRSISFVGSTPIAKYIYATATANGKRVQALGGAKNHMLVLPDADLDLAADAAVNAGFGSAGERCMAVSVVLAVDSVADELVAKISERMSRLTTGDGTRGCDMGPLITREHRDKVVGYLDVASADGATVVVDGRETPIDGDDAGFWLGPTLVDKVSLESSVYRDEIFGPVLGIVRVDGYQEGLDVINASPYGNGTAIFTNDGGAARRFQREVTVGMIGINVPIPVPVAYHSFGGWKDSLFGDAKAYGARGFDFYTQEKAVTSRWLDPSHGGLNLGFPQHD; encoded by the coding sequence ATGAGCCAGACAGACCAGGCAGACCAGAACGACCGGACGGACCGGAGCGCCGCGCAGGCCGCGTCGCTCGTCGAGACCCAGCCGTTCGATGGAGCACTCGCGTCGATCGAGCACTGGATCGACGGGGCATCCGTCGCCGGTGACGGAGCCCGCAGCGGACCCGTCTACAACCCGGCCCGCGGCGTCGAGCAGAAGCGCGTGCGCTTCGCCTCGACCGACGACGTCGACGCCGCCGTGCAGGCGGCGGCCCGCGCGTTCCCCAAGTGGCGCGACACCTCGATCGCCAAGCGCCAGCAGGTGATGTTCGCCTTCCGCGAGCTGCTGAACGCCCGTAGCGGCGAGCTCGCCGCGATCCTCACGAGCGAGCACGGCAAGGTACTCTCCGACGCCGCCGGCGAGATCGCCCGCGGGCTCGAGGTCGTCGAGCTCGCCTGCGCGATGCCCGGCTACACGAAGGGCGAGTACTCCGAGAACGTCTCGACGGGCGTCGACGTGTACTCGATGCGGCAGCCCGTGGGGGTCGTCGGCATCATCAGCCCGTTCAACTTCCCGGCGATGGTGCCGCTGTGGTTCTTCCCGCTCGCGATCGCGACGGGCAACACGGTCGTGCTGAAGCCCTCCGAGAAGGACCCGTCCGCCGCGATCTGGCTCGCCCGGCTCATGCAGGAGGCCGGACTGCCCGACGGCGTGCTGAACGTCGTGCACGGAGACAAGGTGGCCGTCGACGCGCTGCTCGAGCACCCCGTCGTGCGCTCGATCTCGTTCGTCGGCTCGACGCCGATCGCGAAGTACATCTACGCGACCGCGACCGCGAACGGCAAGCGGGTGCAGGCGCTCGGCGGTGCGAAGAACCACATGCTCGTGCTGCCCGACGCCGACCTCGACCTCGCCGCCGACGCCGCCGTCAACGCCGGCTTCGGCTCGGCGGGGGAGCGCTGCATGGCGGTCTCGGTCGTGCTCGCGGTCGACTCGGTCGCCGACGAGCTGGTCGCCAAGATCAGCGAGCGGATGTCGCGGCTCACCACCGGCGACGGCACCCGCGGCTGCGACATGGGGCCGCTCATCACCCGCGAGCACCGCGACAAGGTCGTCGGCTACCTCGACGTGGCGTCCGCCGATGGAGCGACGGTCGTGGTCGACGGACGCGAGACGCCGATCGACGGGGACGACGCCGGGTTCTGGCTCGGCCCGACCCTCGTCGACAAGGTGTCGCTCGAGTCATCCGTCTATCGCGACGAGATCTTCGGGCCCGTGCTCGGCATCGTGCGCGTCGACGGCTACCAGGAGGGGCTCGACGTGATCAACGCCTCGCCCTACGGCAACGGCACGGCGATCTTCACGAACGACGGCGGTGCCGCCCGACGGTTCCAGCGTGAGGTGACGGTCGGCATGATCGGCATCAACGTGCCGATTCCGGTGCCGGTCGCGTACCACTCGTTCGGCGGTTGGAAGGACTCGCTGTTCGGTGACGCCAAGGCCTACGGCGCGCGCGGCTTCGACTTCTACACGCAGGAGAAGGCGGTCACCTCGCGCTGGCTCGACCCGAGCCACGGCGGGCTGAACCTGGGGTTCCCGCAGCACGACTGA